A genomic region of Herpetosiphonaceae bacterium contains the following coding sequences:
- a CDS encoding CHAT domain-containing protein, translated as MLHEIESNEFPLLTFCAILRRFDRDALMTMSGCTPEQWTALIASDAVVALAECPGTYRLRAEVQADALALLRATRPHEELTLHTYALEYFLQRMAQAGPAEQHDLDAEECLHHLGEAFFHLLPRKEWRTITNYVATVRAARPRLTHHLQRLALYEGYVAVRTQRYDEGETILTDLLAQPELDTYARIHTLNALAQAQWYQTRYDRALALYQQLHDVASETDNLLYQGVALLNMSWVYAELNYHEQALDYASQSLAIFRELHDSSRTADALIAIGNFAMGLGRWHVAQNHFQETIKLYEKLGIIARLANLYWCQGFLHHMLGEEEASESAYRRALEIARSSDYADPAVALDTYTQLGFLYQTQDRWAEAQTAYAQAIDLATHLRNKHWLSLIYYRVGNVFKAQGRLDAAEMSYRKAIQGIEALRGDTEGEEIKIGILGTTQQVYEAMVLLCLERGHFAEAFAYVERARSRAFLDTLAKKSPTLYAELDQPVATLPDVQARLPERALLIEYFTIGVVPRGEHLINKLPADNTRLRAHLAFPPEVVLFALTRDGFEVHRTPLDPNSLRPMPNDPGPGRRLLLPRLLTSLAKSLIEPVQHLLRDRSQLYLIPHGPLHYVPFMALRSESGHHLLDRDGPAIAMAPSATILLHNCLNRPHSQATDFLALGYNDVGERALNYAEAEARSVARLMDGEAWIGPEAKSERLIAEAHRVRWLHIAGHAVYKPQDPPASELHLGADDALTARTIISRLDLEADLVTLSACTSGLSHVVPGDELLGLQRALLYAGAPAVVCTLWEANDLVALLVMERFYTDLRRGRSAAAALRDAQVAVRELTGHELAATVERWCTENAEYTTMLEEIKGIAQQSGDERLYADPFYWAPFMLIGRPD; from the coding sequence GTGCTCCACGAAATCGAATCTAATGAGTTCCCGCTCCTTACGTTCTGCGCGATTCTCCGCCGCTTCGATCGCGATGCGCTGATGACCATGAGCGGATGCACACCAGAACAATGGACGGCCCTGATCGCAAGCGATGCCGTCGTTGCCCTCGCAGAATGTCCGGGCACGTACCGGCTGCGAGCGGAGGTGCAGGCGGATGCGCTGGCGCTCCTGCGCGCGACACGTCCACACGAAGAGCTGACCCTGCACACCTATGCGCTTGAGTACTTTTTGCAGCGCATGGCACAGGCAGGTCCCGCCGAGCAGCACGATCTCGATGCCGAGGAGTGTCTGCACCATCTCGGCGAGGCATTTTTTCACCTGCTGCCGCGCAAAGAATGGCGCACCATCACCAACTACGTCGCTACCGTGCGCGCGGCTCGTCCGCGCCTCACCCACCATCTGCAACGGCTGGCGCTCTACGAGGGCTACGTCGCGGTGCGCACCCAGCGCTATGACGAGGGCGAGACGATCTTGACCGACCTGCTGGCGCAGCCGGAGTTGGATACCTACGCCCGCATCCATACGCTGAATGCGCTGGCGCAGGCTCAGTGGTACCAGACGCGCTACGATCGGGCGCTGGCGCTCTACCAGCAGCTCCATGATGTCGCCTCGGAAACCGACAATCTGCTCTACCAGGGCGTCGCGCTGCTCAACATGAGCTGGGTCTATGCCGAGCTGAACTATCACGAGCAGGCGCTGGACTACGCCTCGCAGAGCTTGGCGATCTTCCGCGAACTGCACGATTCGTCGCGCACCGCCGACGCGCTGATCGCCATCGGCAACTTTGCGATGGGCCTGGGACGCTGGCATGTGGCGCAGAACCACTTTCAGGAAACGATCAAGCTCTACGAGAAGCTGGGTATTATCGCGCGGCTGGCGAACCTGTACTGGTGCCAGGGCTTTCTCCATCACATGCTCGGCGAGGAAGAAGCCAGCGAGTCGGCGTACCGTCGCGCGCTGGAGATCGCCCGCTCGTCGGACTATGCCGATCCGGCGGTGGCGCTCGATACCTACACGCAGCTCGGCTTTTTGTACCAGACCCAGGACCGCTGGGCCGAGGCGCAGACCGCCTACGCCCAGGCGATCGACCTGGCGACGCATCTGCGCAACAAGCACTGGCTCAGCCTGATCTACTATCGCGTCGGCAACGTCTTCAAAGCGCAGGGCCGTCTCGACGCGGCGGAGATGTCGTATCGCAAGGCGATCCAGGGCATCGAGGCGCTGCGCGGCGATACCGAGGGCGAGGAGATCAAGATCGGCATCCTGGGCACGACCCAGCAGGTCTACGAGGCGATGGTGCTGCTCTGCCTGGAGCGCGGCCACTTCGCCGAGGCCTTTGCCTACGTCGAGCGCGCCCGCTCGCGCGCCTTTCTCGACACGCTCGCCAAGAAGTCGCCCACGCTCTACGCCGAACTGGATCAGCCCGTGGCGACGCTCCCCGATGTGCAGGCGCGGCTGCCGGAGCGCGCGCTGCTGATCGAGTACTTCACGATCGGCGTGGTGCCGCGCGGCGAGCACCTGATCAACAAGCTGCCCGCCGACAACACCCGGCTGCGCGCACACCTGGCGTTTCCGCCGGAGGTCGTGCTCTTCGCGCTGACCCGCGACGGCTTCGAGGTGCATCGCACGCCGCTCGATCCGAACTCGCTGCGCCCCATGCCCAACGATCCGGGGCCGGGCCGTCGGCTGCTGCTGCCCCGGCTGCTGACCTCGCTCGCCAAGAGTTTGATCGAGCCGGTGCAACATCTGCTGCGCGACCGCAGCCAGCTCTATCTGATCCCGCACGGGCCGCTGCACTACGTGCCGTTTATGGCGCTGCGCTCCGAGAGCGGCCATCACCTGCTGGATCGCGACGGCCCGGCAATCGCGATGGCACCGAGCGCGACGATCCTGCTGCACAACTGCTTGAATCGTCCACACAGCCAGGCGACCGACTTCCTGGCGCTCGGCTACAACGACGTGGGCGAGCGCGCGCTGAACTACGCCGAGGCCGAGGCGCGCTCCGTCGCGCGGCTGATGGACGGCGAAGCCTGGATCGGACCTGAGGCCAAGAGCGAGCGGCTGATCGCCGAGGCGCATCGGGTGCGCTGGCTGCATATCGCGGGCCATGCGGTCTACAAGCCGCAGGACCCACCGGCCTCGGAGCTGCACCTGGGCGCGGACGATGCGCTGACGGCCCGCACGATCATCAGCCGCCTGGATCTGGAAGCCGATCTGGTGACGCTGAGCGCCTGCACGAGCGGCCTGAGCCACGTGGTTCCCGGCGATGAGCTGCTGGGCCTCCAGCGCGCGCTCCTGTACGCGGGAGCGCCCGCGGTGGTCTGTACGCTGTGGGAGGCCAACGATCTGGTCGCGCTGCTGGTGATGGAGCGCTTCTACACCGATCTACGCCGGGGGCGCTCGGCGGCGGCGGCGCTGCGTGATGCGCAGGTGGCCGTGCGTGAGTTGACCGGGCACGAGCTGGCCGCGACGGTCGAGCGCTGGTGTACCGAGAACGCCGAGTATACGACGATGCTGGAAGAGATCAAGGGCATCGCGCAGCAATCGGGCGATGAGCGCCTGTATGCCGATCCGTTCTACTGGGCGCCCTTTATGCTGATCGGTCGTCCAGACTGA
- a CDS encoding DUF3830 family protein, with protein sequence METLLRITAGPFQFSARLEQESAPQTCAAFRRLLPYRQKLIHARWSGEACWIPLGDFDLGVGYENHTSYPSRGDILFYPGGLSETEILLPYGSARFAAKVGQLAGNHFLTIVEGREQLYDLGRLVLWQGAQDIVFEAM encoded by the coding sequence GTGGAGACTTTACTACGGATTACGGCAGGGCCGTTTCAGTTCAGCGCCAGACTAGAGCAGGAGAGCGCGCCGCAGACCTGCGCGGCCTTTCGGAGGCTGCTACCGTATCGCCAGAAGCTGATCCATGCGCGCTGGAGCGGCGAAGCGTGCTGGATTCCGCTGGGCGATTTCGATCTCGGCGTGGGCTACGAGAATCACACGAGCTATCCCTCGCGCGGCGACATCCTGTTTTATCCCGGCGGCCTGAGCGAGACAGAGATCCTGCTGCCCTACGGCAGCGCGCGCTTTGCGGCTAAAGTCGGGCAGCTCGCGGGGAATCACTTCTTGACGATCGTCGAGGGGCGCGAGCAGCTCTATGATCTTGGGCGACTGGTGCTCTGGCAGGGCGCGCAGGATATTGTGTTTGAAGCGATGTGA
- a CDS encoding polyphosphate kinase, whose protein sequence is MLETLDLNLSLSKADYRTQLAPLQTELHTLQIQARDREVPIVIVYEGWDAAGKGGNIRRLTERLDPRFFTVHAISKPTPEELAHHYLWRFWNKLPSRGSTVIFDRSWYGRVLVERIEGFASPAEWQRAYDEINDFEQLLHDDGMLLLKFWLHISPEEQLHRFNARMADPSKRWKMTDEDWRNREKWDQYEAAIEDMLERTASPIPWMLVEANDKRWARISVLRSVVERLRERLGVAAPTTAYSADSD, encoded by the coding sequence ATGCTCGAAACGCTCGATCTGAACTTAAGCCTCTCGAAAGCCGACTACCGCACGCAGCTTGCACCGCTGCAAACCGAGCTGCACACCTTGCAGATTCAAGCCCGCGATCGAGAAGTGCCGATCGTGATCGTCTATGAGGGCTGGGACGCTGCGGGCAAAGGCGGCAACATCCGGCGGCTGACCGAGCGGCTGGACCCGCGCTTCTTTACCGTCCACGCCATCAGCAAGCCGACGCCCGAAGAGCTTGCCCATCACTACCTGTGGCGCTTCTGGAACAAACTTCCGTCGCGCGGCAGCACAGTGATCTTCGATCGCTCCTGGTATGGCCGCGTGCTGGTCGAGCGGATCGAAGGCTTTGCCAGCCCCGCCGAGTGGCAGCGCGCCTACGACGAGATCAACGATTTCGAGCAGCTCTTGCACGACGACGGCATGCTCCTGCTCAAGTTCTGGCTGCATATCTCGCCGGAGGAGCAGCTTCACCGCTTCAATGCGCGCATGGCCGATCCGAGCAAGCGCTGGAAGATGACCGATGAGGATTGGCGCAACCGCGAGAAGTGGGATCAGTACGAGGCCGCGATCGAGGACATGCTTGAGCGCACCGCAAGCCCGATCCCGTGGATGCTGGTCGAGGCCAACGATAAGCGGTGGGCACGCATCAGCGTGCTGCGGAGCGTGGTCGAGCGGCTGCGTGAGCGCCTGGGCGTGGCAGCGCCGACGACCGCCTACAGTGCAGATTCGGACTGA
- a CDS encoding alpha/beta hydrolase, with the protein MMKRATAQWQPTEAVLPGLDLHYLEAGAGHPVVLLHGWAAFKEIWWGTLRAIEPRYHGIAPEWPGHGRSRPLERVRLIDLAHLVVHACDVLRLERITVVGHSMGGRVAALLALLHPDLVARLVLVDAALDPAHIAPFGRRMLELRDIERTIALSRRLGHGLGRLLRPAPHDHRGGLIRPFLRRAYYTALANPQMLHQYAMGLYEESLDDRLAEITQPTLVLSGERDPLVLPRQARRAAELIPNARLHLIPRALHTPMDDRPAAFHRALLDFLDSVPPAQAASVTADAAAAL; encoded by the coding sequence ATGATGAAACGAGCAACAGCGCAGTGGCAGCCGACCGAGGCGGTGCTGCCGGGGCTGGATCTGCATTATCTTGAGGCGGGCGCTGGGCATCCGGTGGTCCTGCTTCACGGCTGGGCGGCGTTCAAAGAGATCTGGTGGGGCACGCTGCGGGCCATCGAGCCGCGCTACCACGGGATCGCGCCGGAGTGGCCGGGCCACGGCCGCTCGCGGCCACTTGAGCGAGTCCGGCTGATTGATCTGGCGCATCTGGTCGTGCATGCCTGCGATGTGCTGCGATTGGAGCGTATTACCGTCGTCGGGCACTCGATGGGCGGCAGAGTCGCGGCGCTGCTGGCGCTGCTGCATCCCGATCTGGTGGCGCGGCTGGTACTGGTAGACGCCGCGCTCGATCCGGCGCATATCGCGCCATTCGGCAGGCGGATGCTTGAGCTGCGCGACATCGAGCGGACGATTGCGCTCAGCCGCCGCCTGGGTCATGGCCTGGGACGGCTGCTACGGCCAGCGCCGCACGATCACCGGGGCGGCCTGATCCGGCCTTTCCTGCGTCGCGCCTACTACACCGCGCTGGCAAATCCGCAGATGTTGCATCAGTATGCGATGGGATTGTACGAAGAATCGCTCGACGATCGGCTGGCGGAGATCACACAGCCGACGCTGGTGCTCAGCGGCGAGCGCGATCCGCTGGTGCTGCCGCGCCAGGCTCGTCGGGCGGCGGAGCTGATCCCCAACGCGCGGCTGCATCTGATCCCGCGCGCGCTGCATACGCCAATGGACGATCGACCGGCTGCCTTTCACCGTGCATTGCTCGATTTTCTCGACAGCGTGCCGCCCGCGCAGGCAGCGTCCGTGACCGCCGATGCAGCAGCAGCCCTCTAA
- a CDS encoding beta-galactosidase, with protein sequence MTKASGINVALLALALGLLGMPAIEAETPPALPLAEERRRFLPLISASADRLPDPTPTPSPPDLSSPFGIVMYGNVDQTSGVREMQAAGARRVSTMLDWAAIEPAEGVFNWSGFDTKVQHAQAAGMEVYVLFVNDPPWAWKPDRSATIPEKRINIVRAMVRRYDCDGSADAPGHLCIRYWSFYGEPDYYRDYYQDDPGSKGYWGHRGKEYATMLAGVAEVIHAEDPDAHVLIGGIAYDWFESSGGPFVRSFLPDVLGELNASFGGARQTIDAVAVHYYPLEFPSIRDKVHEIRDMMQAHGVADLPLLVPEAGYWSAPERGSSEAKQAERLVQIYVEAFSVDVRQLSWFAVFDYLPGTGESGLFRGFDLSSPKPAYFAYHTLTRELAGAQYLRPLGQTDVTGYVFRMPDESEKTVVWTASDSGRATFPYSCLRLVTVGGGEHQTRDGDPLGDRDGLVNGRVTLELNEPLYVTACT encoded by the coding sequence ATGACGAAAGCGTCCGGCATCAACGTAGCGCTGCTTGCGCTGGCGCTTGGCTTGCTCGGCATGCCCGCGATCGAGGCGGAAACGCCGCCCGCGCTTCCACTCGCCGAAGAACGCAGGCGCTTCCTGCCGCTGATCTCGGCCAGCGCCGATCGCCTGCCCGATCCCACACCCACGCCATCGCCGCCGGATTTATCCTCGCCCTTCGGCATCGTGATGTACGGCAACGTCGATCAGACCAGCGGCGTACGTGAGATGCAGGCGGCTGGTGCCCGGCGTGTGAGCACCATGCTCGACTGGGCGGCGATCGAGCCTGCGGAAGGCGTATTCAACTGGTCGGGCTTTGATACAAAAGTGCAACACGCGCAGGCGGCGGGCATGGAGGTCTACGTGCTGTTCGTCAACGATCCGCCGTGGGCCTGGAAGCCGGATCGCTCGGCGACGATTCCGGAGAAGCGGATCAATATTGTGCGCGCGATGGTTCGGCGCTACGATTGCGACGGCAGCGCGGACGCGCCCGGCCACCTGTGCATCCGCTACTGGTCGTTCTACGGCGAGCCCGACTATTACCGAGATTATTATCAGGACGATCCCGGCAGCAAGGGCTACTGGGGGCACCGGGGCAAAGAGTACGCCACGATGCTGGCAGGCGTTGCCGAGGTGATCCACGCGGAAGATCCGGACGCGCACGTGCTGATCGGCGGCATCGCCTACGACTGGTTCGAGTCGAGCGGCGGCCCGTTCGTTCGCTCGTTTCTGCCCGATGTGCTGGGCGAGCTTAACGCCAGCTTCGGCGGCGCGCGCCAGACGATCGACGCCGTAGCGGTTCACTACTACCCGCTTGAGTTTCCAAGCATCCGCGATAAAGTCCATGAGATTCGCGATATGATGCAAGCCCACGGCGTGGCCGATCTGCCGCTGCTGGTGCCTGAGGCGGGCTACTGGAGCGCTCCTGAGCGCGGCAGCAGCGAGGCAAAGCAGGCCGAGCGTCTCGTCCAGATCTACGTCGAGGCGTTCTCCGTCGATGTCAGGCAGCTTTCCTGGTTCGCGGTCTTCGACTACCTGCCGGGCACCGGAGAGTCTGGCCTGTTTCGCGGCTTCGACCTGAGCAGCCCGAAGCCGGCCTACTTCGCGTATCACACGCTGACCCGCGAGCTGGCTGGCGCGCAGTATCTTCGTCCGCTCGGCCAGACTGACGTGACGGGCTACGTCTTTCGGATGCCGGACGAATCAGAAAAAACGGTGGTCTGGACCGCTAGCGATTCCGGCAGAGCGACCTTTCCGTATTCCTGCCTCCGGCTTGTCACCGTCGGCGGCGGCGAGCACCAAACCAGGGACGGCGATCCGCTGGGGGATCGCGATGGGCTGGTCAATGGGCGGGTAACGCTGGAGCTGAACGAGCCGCTCTACGTCACGGCGTGTACCTGA
- a CDS encoding RNA polymerase sigma factor, with product MPSLNDPSPAIVRAREGQPQAIGELYGSYADPLFRYCYTRLHDREAAQDCVQEVFVCVWKGIKTFEYRGEISLIAWLYTIANNVVVSYIRKRQRTDSISLTISLPVADARSADLASAICDRLVIRQALAELTSEQQHVVTLKFFLGLSNREIAAVVRRSEGAVKALQYRALHRLYQILTNEQVSTIAEHGLTASA from the coding sequence ATGCCCAGCTTGAACGATCCTTCACCGGCTATCGTCCGTGCGCGTGAAGGACAGCCCCAGGCCATTGGAGAATTGTACGGCAGCTATGCCGATCCGCTGTTTCGCTACTGCTACACGCGGCTCCACGACCGGGAAGCTGCGCAGGATTGCGTGCAGGAAGTATTTGTCTGCGTCTGGAAAGGTATCAAAACCTTCGAGTACCGGGGCGAGATCTCCCTGATAGCCTGGCTCTACACGATCGCCAATAACGTTGTCGTCAGCTACATTCGCAAGCGGCAGCGCACCGACTCCATATCCCTGACGATCTCGCTACCCGTCGCCGATGCGCGCAGCGCTGATCTTGCCAGCGCTATCTGTGATCGCCTGGTGATTCGTCAGGCGCTAGCAGAGCTGACCAGCGAGCAGCAGCATGTGGTCACGTTGAAGTTTTTTCTTGGCCTATCGAACCGCGAGATCGCAGCGGTGGTCCGGCGCTCGGAAGGCGCGGTCAAAGCGCTCCAGTACCGCGCGCTCCATCGGCTGTATCAGATCCTGACAAACGAGCAGGTAAGCACGATCGCGGAGCATGGATTGACCGCATCGGCATGA
- the acs gene encoding acetate--CoA ligase translates to MTTSNQNPATVSQLSAQEGDQQKFYYPPEALVENSNIMAYAREKGFANVEALYDWTIAHPQEFWSEMATRFLDWFQPWQQVLDESQAPFYKWFVDGKINIVHNAIDRHANGANREKVAIIWESEQGETKTYTYAQLAAEVNRFANVLKKEGVQKGDRVTIYMSRVPELLIAMLAVTKIGAMHSVVYGGFSTEALHSRIVDAQSKVLITGDGGYMNNKIVELKQITDEAVDRAADVVQRVIVLRRTGHEIHMQEGRDVWWHDLVAQPGMDDPCPTEQMDAEDPLYMLYTSGTTGAPKGLVHTTGGYQVQVATTLSFVFDIKPDDIWWCAADPGWVTGHSYIVYGPLILGATEVIYEGAPAYPNPGRWWEIAQKYGVTILYTAPTAIRSLMRFGDEWPDKYDLSKLRLLGSVGEPINPEAWRWYHRVVGKGRCPVMDTWWQTETGGFMITPNPTTPLKPGSGTKPFLGIEADVLNEDGQPAGQEDDGLLVIKRPWPSMLRTIYGDPQRYIDQYWSRLPGYYTAGDAARKDQDGYFWVIGRIDDVIKVSGYRLGTAEVESALVSHPAVAEAAAIGLPHELKGNAIHTFVILRNGFEPSPELENELRMHVGKEMGPIARPEAINFVPSLPKTRSGKIMRRVLKARALGLPEGDLSTLES, encoded by the coding sequence ATGACCACCAGCAATCAGAACCCCGCGACCGTCTCCCAGCTTTCCGCGCAGGAAGGCGATCAGCAGAAGTTCTACTATCCGCCCGAAGCACTGGTCGAGAACTCGAACATCATGGCCTACGCCCGCGAAAAAGGCTTCGCGAACGTGGAAGCGCTGTACGACTGGACGATCGCCCATCCGCAGGAATTCTGGAGCGAGATGGCAACGCGCTTCCTCGATTGGTTCCAGCCCTGGCAGCAGGTGCTCGACGAGTCGCAGGCTCCGTTCTACAAATGGTTCGTCGACGGCAAGATCAACATCGTCCACAACGCGATCGACCGTCACGCCAACGGCGCCAACCGCGAGAAGGTCGCGATCATCTGGGAATCGGAGCAGGGCGAGACGAAGACCTACACCTACGCGCAGCTTGCCGCCGAGGTCAATCGCTTCGCCAACGTGCTCAAAAAAGAGGGCGTCCAGAAAGGCGATCGAGTCACCATCTACATGTCGCGCGTGCCGGAGCTGCTGATCGCCATGCTGGCCGTCACCAAGATCGGCGCGATGCACTCGGTGGTCTATGGCGGCTTCTCCACCGAGGCGCTGCACTCGCGGATTGTCGATGCTCAGTCCAAGGTGCTGATCACCGGCGACGGCGGCTACATGAACAACAAGATCGTCGAGCTGAAGCAGATCACCGACGAGGCCGTCGATCGCGCGGCGGACGTGGTGCAGCGCGTGATCGTCTTGCGGCGCACCGGCCACGAGATTCATATGCAGGAGGGCCGCGATGTCTGGTGGCACGATCTGGTCGCGCAGCCGGGCATGGATGATCCCTGCCCGACCGAGCAGATGGATGCCGAAGATCCGCTGTATATGCTCTACACCTCCGGCACCACAGGCGCGCCCAAGGGGCTGGTGCATACCACGGGCGGCTATCAGGTGCAGGTGGCGACGACGCTCTCGTTCGTCTTCGACATCAAGCCCGACGACATCTGGTGGTGCGCCGCCGATCCCGGCTGGGTCACGGGACACTCCTACATCGTCTACGGCCCGCTGATCCTGGGCGCAACCGAGGTGATCTACGAGGGCGCTCCAGCCTATCCCAACCCTGGCCGCTGGTGGGAGATCGCGCAGAAGTACGGCGTGACGATCCTCTACACCGCGCCGACCGCCATCCGCAGCCTGATGCGCTTCGGCGATGAGTGGCCCGACAAGTACGATCTCAGCAAGCTGCGGCTGCTTGGCTCGGTGGGCGAGCCGATCAATCCGGAGGCCTGGCGCTGGTATCATCGAGTCGTCGGCAAAGGCCGCTGCCCGGTCATGGATACGTGGTGGCAGACCGAGACGGGCGGGTTCATGATCACGCCCAACCCGACCACGCCGCTCAAGCCCGGCTCCGGCACCAAGCCGTTCCTCGGCATCGAGGCCGACGTGCTGAACGAAGACGGGCAGCCAGCGGGGCAGGAAGACGACGGGCTGCTGGTGATCAAGCGGCCCTGGCCCTCGATGCTGCGCACGATCTACGGCGATCCGCAGCGCTACATCGACCAGTACTGGTCGCGGCTGCCGGGCTACTACACCGCAGGCGATGCCGCGCGCAAAGACCAGGACGGCTACTTCTGGGTGATTGGCCGCATCGACGACGTGATCAAGGTGTCGGGCTACCGCCTGGGCACCGCAGAGGTCGAGTCGGCGCTGGTGTCGCATCCTGCCGTGGCGGAGGCGGCGGCGATTGGCCTGCCGCACGAGCTGAAGGGCAACGCGATCCACACGTTTGTGATCCTACGCAATGGCTTCGAGCCGAGCCCGGAGCTGGAAAACGAGCTGCGGATGCATGTCGGCAAGGAGATGGGGCCGATCGCGCGGCCTGAGGCGATCAACTTCGTGCCGAGCCTGCCCAAGACTCGCTCCGGCAAGATCATGCGCCGGGTGCTCAAAGCGCGGGCGCTGGGCCTGCCCGAAGGCGATCTCAGCACGCTCGAAAGCTAG
- a CDS encoding MFS transporter, which yields MSANTATSAPGTAVQPAAQIWKVIAASAAGTVIEWYDFYIFGSLASIIAPLFYPPGNDTLALIAYLSTFAVGFVVRPFGALFFGRIGDLVGRKYAFLVTLLIMGGATAAIGILPTYATIGMLAPIILILIRILQGLALGGEYGGAAVYVAEHVPDGRRGFYTSFIQITATLGLFVSLAVILLVQSSMSREAFATWGWRIPFLLSILLVGMSLYIRLRMKESPIFSSLKKEGKTSKTPLKDSLGNWQNWKGMLISLFGATAGQGVVWYTGQFYALFYLQNILRVDPRTSNIIVATALVLGMPFFVVFGALSDRIGRKKIMMAGCLIAALSYYPIYIAMEAAAGNNIVSVGSTRNPVTGEIKLAAQTMVNGALVPAEIAANPNIPLLIGLIFIQVLFVTMVYGPIAAYLVEAFPAKIRYTSMSLPYHIGNGVFGGLLPVIGLSIGAATGNIYAGLLYPIIVALITFVVGSLMLRETHNVRIWDETSESYPTPVG from the coding sequence ATGAGTGCTAACACCGCTACGAGTGCGCCAGGCACAGCCGTTCAACCCGCTGCGCAAATCTGGAAAGTGATTGCCGCCTCCGCCGCCGGAACCGTGATCGAGTGGTACGACTTCTACATCTTCGGCTCGCTCGCCTCGATCATCGCGCCGCTCTTCTACCCGCCCGGCAACGATACGCTGGCCCTGATCGCCTATCTCTCGACCTTCGCCGTGGGCTTTGTCGTGCGTCCGTTTGGCGCGCTCTTCTTTGGCCGCATCGGCGATCTGGTTGGACGCAAGTATGCCTTTCTGGTGACGCTGCTGATCATGGGCGGCGCAACTGCGGCGATTGGCATCCTGCCGACCTACGCGACGATCGGCATGCTCGCGCCGATCATCTTGATTCTGATCCGCATCCTCCAAGGTCTGGCGCTCGGCGGCGAGTACGGCGGCGCGGCGGTGTATGTCGCGGAGCATGTGCCGGACGGCAGGCGCGGCTTCTACACCAGCTTCATCCAGATCACCGCGACGCTGGGATTGTTCGTCTCGCTGGCGGTGATTCTGCTGGTGCAATCGTCGATGTCCAGGGAAGCATTCGCCACCTGGGGCTGGCGCATCCCGTTCCTGCTCTCGATCCTGCTGGTCGGCATGTCGCTCTACATCCGCCTGCGCATGAAGGAGTCGCCGATCTTTAGCTCGCTGAAGAAAGAAGGCAAAACCTCCAAAACGCCGCTCAAGGATAGCCTGGGCAACTGGCAGAACTGGAAGGGCATGCTGATCTCGCTCTTCGGCGCGACGGCGGGCCAGGGCGTGGTCTGGTACACCGGGCAGTTCTATGCCCTGTTCTACCTGCAAAACATCCTGAGGGTCGACCCCCGCACCTCGAATATTATCGTCGCGACCGCGCTGGTGCTGGGCATGCCTTTCTTCGTGGTCTTCGGCGCGCTCTCGGATCGCATCGGGCGCAAGAAGATCATGATGGCGGGCTGTCTGATCGCCGCGCTGTCGTACTACCCGATCTACATAGCGATGGAGGCCGCCGCAGGCAACAACATCGTCAGCGTCGGCTCGACGCGCAATCCGGTCACGGGCGAGATCAAGCTCGCGGCGCAGACGATGGTCAATGGCGCGCTGGTTCCAGCAGAGATCGCGGCCAACCCGAACATCCCGCTGCTGATCGGGCTGATCTTTATCCAGGTGCTCTTCGTCACGATGGTCTATGGGCCGATCGCGGCGTATCTGGTGGAGGCGTTTCCGGCCAAGATCAGGTATACCTCGATGTCGCTGCCGTATCATATCGGCAACGGCGTCTTCGGCGGATTGCTGCCGGTGATCGGCCTCTCGATCGGCGCGGCGACCGGCAACATCTACGCGGGCCTGCTCTACCCGATCATCGTCGCGCTGATCACCTTCGTAGTCGGATCGCTGATGCTGCGCGAGACGCACAACGTGCGCATCTGGGACGAGACGAGCGAGTCGTACCCGACACCGGTTGGATGA
- a CDS encoding protein-S-isoprenylcysteine O-methyltransferase: MDRLLKAVYLSGVIAEIVIRLPHERQRRQTTMTDERVTAQERWVLAVLFLGMFFLPVCYSFTPWLDRADYRWSAQARARAGGAGTAILACALWLFWRAHEDLGRNWSPTLQVAEEHALVTDGVYRSIRHPMYASQWLWCVAQSLLLQNWIVGPTSFLFFLPLYLLRVPREEQMMIDHFGDAYRAYMERTGRVVPRIG; this comes from the coding sequence ATGGATCGTTTGCTCAAAGCGGTGTATCTCAGCGGTGTGATCGCGGAAATAGTGATTCGGCTACCCCACGAACGCCAGCGCCGCCAGACGACGATGACCGACGAGCGCGTGACCGCTCAAGAGCGCTGGGTGCTGGCCGTGCTCTTTCTCGGCATGTTTTTTCTGCCCGTGTGCTACAGCTTCACGCCCTGGCTCGACCGCGCCGATTACCGCTGGTCGGCACAGGCGAGGGCGCGGGCCGGAGGCGCGGGCACGGCGATTCTCGCGTGCGCGCTGTGGCTCTTCTGGCGCGCGCATGAGGACCTGGGGCGCAACTGGTCGCCGACGCTCCAGGTAGCGGAGGAGCATGCGCTTGTCACCGACGGCGTGTACCGCTCGATCCGCCACCCGATGTACGCCTCGCAGTGGCTCTGGTGCGTCGCCCAATCGCTGCTGCTCCAGAACTGGATCGTGGGGCCGACCAGCTTCCTTTTCTTTCTGCCGCTCTACCTGCTGCGGGTGCCGCGCGAGGAGCAGATGATGATCGACCACTTTGGCGATGCCTACCGCGCCTACATGGAGCGTACGGGCCGCGTCGTGCCGCGTATCGGGTAA